Proteins encoded together in one Orcinus orca chromosome 13, mOrcOrc1.1, whole genome shotgun sequence window:
- the FBXO41 gene encoding F-box only protein 41 has translation MASLDLPYRCPRCGEHKRFRSLSSLRAHLEYSHTYETLYILSKTNSICDGAAAAAAAAAAAAAASGFPLAPEPAALLAVPGARREVFESTSFQGKEQAAGPSPATPHLLHHHHHHAPLAHFPGDLVPASLPCEELAEPGLVPAAAARYALREIEIPLGELFARKSVASSACSTPPPGPGPGPASASPASPSPADVAYEEGLARLKIRALEKLEVDRRLERLSEEVEQKIAGQVGRLQAELERKAAELETARQESARLGREKEELEERASELSRQVDVSVELLASLKQDLVHKEQELSRKQQEVVQIDQFLKETAAREASAKLRLQQFIEELLERADRAERQLQVISSSCGSTPSASLGRGGGGSGAGPSTRGPGRTREHHAGLAMPSTYAVSRHGSSPSTGACSRIPAASQSSGCYDSDSLELPRPEEGAPEDSGPGGLGTRVQAANGGLERAQPPRSSGLRRQAIQNWQRRPRQHSTEGEEGDVSDVGSRTTESEAEGPSDAPRPGPAMAGPLSSCRLSARPEGGSGRGRRAERGSPSRSNEVISPEILKMRAALFCIFTYLDTRTLLHAAEVCRDWRFVARHPAVWTRVLLENARVCSKFLAMLAQWCTQAHSLTLQNLKPRQRGKKESKEEYARSTRGCLEAGLESLLKAAGGNLLILRISHCPNVLTDRSLWLASCYCRALQAVTYRSATDPVGHEVIWALGAGCREIVSLQVAPLHPCQQPTRFSNRCLQMIGRCWPHLRALGVGGAGCGVQGLASLARNCMRLQVLELDHVSEITQEVAAEVCREGLKGLEMLVLTATPVTPKALLHFNSICRNLKSIVVQIGIADYFKEPSSPEAQKLFEDMVTKLQALRRRPGFSKILHIKVEGGC, from the exons ATGGCCTCGCTGGACCTGCCCTACCGCTGCCCCCGCTGCGGGGAGCACaagcgcttccggagcctgtcgTCGCTGCGCGCGCACCTGGAGTACAGCCACACGTACGAGAcgctctacatcctctccaagaCCAACAGCATTTGCGACGGCGCCGCGGCGGCCgcggctgccgccgccgccgccgccgccgcctccggcTTCCCTCTGGCGCCTGAGCCTGCCGCCCTGCTGGCCGTGCCAGGCGCCCGGCGCGAGGTCTTCGAGAGCACGTCCTTCCAGGGCAAGGAGCAGGCGGCCGGGCCGTCCCCCGCGACGCCACACCTGctgcaccaccatcaccaccacgcACCCCTCGCCCACTTCCCTGGCGACCTGGTGCCCGCCAGCCTGCCCTGCGAGGAGCTGGCTGAGCCGGGCCTCgtgcccgccgccgccgcgcgcTACGCGCTCCGCGAGATCGAGATCCCTCTAGGGGAGCTATTCGCCCGCAAGTCCGTGGCCTCCTCGGCGTGCTCGACGCCGCCGCCCGGGCCTGGCCCCGGGCCCGCCTCTGCCTCGCCCGCGTCTCCCTCGCCTGCCGATGTGGCTTACGAAGAGGGCCTGGCTCGCCTTAAGATCCGCGCGCTGGAGAAGCTGGAGGTGGACCGACGGCTGGAGCGGCTGAGCGAGGAGGTGGAGCAGAAAATCGCGGGCCAGGTGGGCCGGCTTCAGGCCGAGCTGGAGCGCAAGGCGGCGGAGCTGGAGACTGCGCGGCAGGAGAGCGCGCGGCTGGGGCGCGAGAAGGAGGAGCTGGAGGAGCGCGCTTCCGAGCTCTCGCGCCAGGTGGACGTGAGTGTGGAGCTGCTGGCCTCGCTCAAGCAGGACCTGGTGCACAAGGAACAGGAGCTGAGCCGCAAGCAGCA GGAGGTGGTGCAGATTGACCAGTTCCTGAAGGAGACAGCGGCGCGGGAGGCCAGCGCCAAGCTGCGGCTGCAGCAGTTCATCGAGGAGCTCCTCGAGCGGGCCGACCGCGCTGAGCGGCAGCTGCAGGTCATCAGCAGCAGCTGTGGCAGTACTCCCAGTGCCAGCCTGGGCCGCGGAGGTGGGGGAAGTGGTGCTGGGCCCAGTACCCGGGGTCCAGGCAGGACG CGAGAACACCACGCGGGCCTGGCCATGCCTAGCACGTATGCAGTGTCACGGCATGGCTCCTCTCCCAGCACAGG GGCCTGCAGTCGCATCCCAGCTGCATCCCAGAGCTCAGGCTGCTATGACAGTGACAGTCTGGAGCTGCCCCGGCCAGAAGAGGGGGCCCCTGAGGACAGTGGCCCCGGGGGCTTGGGCACACGGGTCCAGGCTGCCAACGGCGGCTTGGAACGGGCCCAGCCCCCTCGCAGCTCAGGCCTGCGGCGCCAGGCCATCCAGAACTGGCAGCGCAGACCTCGCCAACACAGCACggagggggaggaaggtgacGTCTCGGATGTGGGCTCCCGAACCACCGAGTCAGAGGCTGAGGGCCCCTCGGATGCCCCCCGCCCTGGGCCTGCTATGGCTGGGCCGTTGAGCAGCTGCCGGCTCTCTG CCCGCCCTGAGGGAGGCAGTGGGCGGGGTCGGCGAGCTGAGAGGGGCAGCCCCTCACGCTCCAATGAGGTCATCAGCCCGGAGATCCTCAAGATGCGAGCCGCCCTGTTCTGCATCTTCACCTACCTGGACACGCGCACACTGCTACATGCCGCCGAGGTCTGCCGGGACTGGCGCTTCGTGGCCCGCCACCCTGCCGTCTGGACACGGGTGCTGCTTGAGAATGCCCGCGTCTGTTCCAAG ttCTTGGCAATGCTGGCTCAGTGGTGCACCCAGGCGCACTCGCTGACACTGCAGAACCTGAAGCCCCGGCAGCGGGGCAAGAAGGAGAGCAAAGAGGAGTATGCCCGGAGTACCCG GGGCTGTCTGGAAGCAGGGCTAGAATCTCTGCTGAAGGCAGCTGGGGGGAATCTGCTGATCCTGCGCATCTCCCACTGTCCCAACGTCCTCACCGACCGTTCGCTCTGGCTGGCCAGCTGCTACTGCCGCGCCCTGCAGGCTGTCACCTACAG AAGCGCCACGGACCCGGTGGGCCATGAGGTCATTTGGGCCCTGGGCGCAGGCTGCAGAGAGATTGTCTCCCTCCAGGTGGCGCCACTTCACCCCTG CCAGCAGCCCACGCGCTTCAGTAACCGCTGCCTACAGATGATCGGTCGCTGTTGGCCCCACCTCCGGGCCCTGGGGGTCGGGGGTGCTGGCTGTGGGGTGCAGGGCCTGGCATCACTCG CGAGAAACTGCATGCGACTGCAGGTCCTGGAGCTGGACCACGTGTCGGAGATCACCCAAGAGGTGGCGGCTGAGGTCTGCCGGGAAGGCCTGAAGGGACTGGAGATGTTGGTGCTCACGGCCACCCCTGTCACCCCCAAGGCCCTGCTGCATTTCAACA GCATCTGCCGGAACCTCAAGTCCATTGTGGTCCAGATTGGGATTGCCGATTATTTCAAAGAGCCCAGCAGCCCTGAGGCCCAGAAGCTGTTTGAGGACATGGTGACAAAACTCCAG GCCCTACGGCGGAGGCCCGGCTTCTCTAAGATCCTGCACATCAAGGTGGAAGGCGGCTGCTAA
- the CCT7 gene encoding T-complex protein 1 subunit eta isoform X2: protein MWRKVCTHRSSSELSALPLSWEQRKLLEKCAVTALSSKLISQQKAFFAKMVVDAVMMLDDLLQLKMIGIKKVQGGALEESQLVAGVAFKKTFSYAGFEMQPKKYHNPMIALLNVELELKAEKDNAEIRVHTVEDYQAIVDAEWNILYDKLERIHHSGAKVVLSKLPIGDVATQYFADRDMFCAGRVPEEDLKRTMMACGGSIQTSVNALSSDVLGRCQVFEETQIGGERYNFFKGCPKAKTCTIILRGGAEQFMEETERSLHDAIMIVRRAIKNDSVVAGGGAIEMELSKYLRDYSRTIPGKQQLLIGAYAKALEIIPRQLCDNAGFDATNILNKLRARHAQGGMWYGVDINSEDIADNFEAFVWEPAMVRINALTAASEAACLIVSVDETIKNPRSTVDVPPAAGRGRGRGHPH, encoded by the exons ATGTGGAGGAAGGTTTGCACCCACAGATCATCATCCGAGCTTTCCGCACTGCCACTCAGTTG GGAGCAGAGGAAGCTGCTAGAGAAATGTGCCGTGACTGCTCTGAGCTCCAAGCTGATCTCCCAGCAGAAAGCCTTCTTCGCTAAGATGGTGGTGGATGCGGTGATGATGCTCGATGACTTGCTGCAGCTTAAAATGATTGGAATCAAGAAGGTTCAGGGTGGAGCCCTAGAG gagTCCCAGCTTGTAGCTGGTGTTGCATTCAAGAAGACTTTCTCTTATGCTGGGTTTGAAATGCAACCCAAAAAGTACCATAATCCAATGATTGCCCTTTTAAATGTTGAGCTCGAGCTGAAAGCTGAGAAGGATAATGCGGAAATCAGAGTCCACACAGTTGAG GATTATCAGGCAATCGTTGATGCTGAATGGAACATTCTTTATGACAAGTTAGAGAGGATCCATCACTCCGGAGCCAAAGTCGTCTTGTCCAAACTCCCCATTGGGGACGTGGCCACCCAATACTTTGCTGACAGGGACATGTTCTGTGCTGGCCGAGTGCCGGAGGAGGACCTGAAGAGGACAATGATG GCTTGCGGAGGCTCCATCCAGACCAGTGTGAACGCTCTGTCATCAGATGTTCTGGGCCGCTGCCAGGTCTTTGAAGAGACCCAGATTGGAGGCGAGAG GTACAATTTCTTCAAAGGCTGCCCCAAGGCCAAGACTTGTACTATCATTCTCCGTGGTGGCGCTGAGCAGTTTATGGAGGAGACAGAGCGGTCCCTGCACGACGCCATCATGATTGTCAGAAGGGCCATCAAG AATGATTCAGTGGTGGCTGGTGGCGGCGCCATTGAGATGGAGCTCTCCAAGTACCTGCGAGATTACTCAAGGACCATTCCAGGAAAACAGCAGCTATTGATTGGGGCCTATGCCAAGGCATTGGAAATTATCCCACGCCAGCTGTGTGACAACGCTGGCTTTGATGCCACAAACATCCTCAACAAGCTGCGGGCTCGGCACGCCCAG GGGGGCATGTGGTATGGCGTGGACATCAACAGTGAGGACATTGCTGACAACTTTGAGGCCTTCGTGTGGGAGCCAGCTATGGTGCGGATCAATGCCCTGACTGCAGCCTCTGAGGCTGCGTGCCTTATTGTGTCCGTAGATGAAACCATCAAGAACCCTCGCTCCACAGTGGATGTTCCCCCAGCTGCTGGCCGGGGCCGAGGTCGTGGCCACCCCCATTGA